Genomic window (Candidatus Zixiibacteriota bacterium):
TCATGAACTCAAGGCCGAGATCAAGCGCGGGGCCGAGAACGGCCTGCCGATTTACGCGGAATGCGGGGGATTGATATATCTCTGTCGGAGCTTGAAACTGAAGGAAAAAACATATTCAATGGCCGGCGTGTTCGATATCGATCTGGCCATGGGCGAAAAGCCTCATGGTCATGGCTACAGCCGGATGCAGGCCGACCTGGATAATGAATACTATCCCGGAGGAATTGAAATCAGGGGTCACGAATTTCATTATACATATCCACTTTCTGAGCAAATCGGCGAAAAGATGGTTTTATCTGTTTCAAAGGGGACTGGAATAGCCGGCGGCCGTGACGGTCTCGTCAAACAGAATGTCTTTGCCGCATATTTGCATGTCCATGCCGACGGTGAGGGGAGTTGGGCCTCAAACCTGGTCAGGCTGGCGAGCGTATATGCTCACAGGAATCGAAACGAAGGCTTTTCCGGTGGATCGCAACTTTTTGGGAGGAAGGCTGTATAAATTAAGGTGAAAATTGTTTGGATTACGAGCGATTATGTTGTATCTTTATATCCTGTTGAACAAGTAGTCCTTACGGGAGAATCGAAAATCCAGATTTAAATAAACTGAAGCTTACATCAAACTATCAGGAAGTGTAGTTATGGCAGTTCTCAAGAAGAAAAAGAAAAAGAAAAAAGGTCTGGGAGGCCTTGGATCGCGTTCGGGTGGTTCCAAGGAACAATCCTCGCGAAGACCGCAACAAGTGGAAAAGACTGCCCCCTGTATGGCGGCCTGTCCCAACAAGACAAATATTCGCAAGATCATCACCACTATTTCGATGATGGAGAAGAAGCAGAAGCCCAAAGAAGAGGCTTATGCTGAGGCCTGGCAGACCCTGGTTGAAAAGAATCCCTTCCCGTCGGTTTGCGGGCGTGTCTGCCCCCATCCCTGCGAGGCCGAGTGCAATCGCAAGGAAAAGGATTCTCCGGTGGCGATCAATAATATCGAACGGTTTATCGGCGATTATGCCATGGAGCACAATCTTCCGCTTCCGAAGGAAGCCGAAGAGACCCGTTCCGAAAAGGTGGCCGTTATCGGCGCCGGTCCCGCCGGCCTTTCCTGTGCCTATCAGCTTGCCCGCCGGGGCTACCCGGTGACTGTATATGAGGCTTTCCCGAAAGCGGGTGGTATGCTTCGCTATGGTATCCCGGATTATCGTCTGCCCCAGGATGTGCTGGATGCTGAAATCAAGCGCCTGGAAGAGATGGGAATCGAAATCAAGACCAATACCGTGATCGGTAAAGATATCGATTACCACGATCTGCAGAACGAGTACAAGGCGATTTTCGTAGGAATCGGCGCTCATAAGGGTTACAGCCTCGGGATCGACGGTGAGGATGCCGAGAATGTCTGGACCGGTACTGAATTTCTGAACCGGATCAATCGTGGTGAGACGATTGATGTCGGTGATAAGGTGTATGTCATCGGCGGTGGCGATACCGCTATCGATGCCGCGCGTGTCTGCCGACGTCTGGGGGCCGAGGTCACAATTCTCTACCGCCGGACCCGTAACGAGATGCCGGCCATCGAGGAAGAGATCGTCGGCGCTGAAGAGGAAGGTGTCAATTTCGAATTTCTGGCGGCTCCGCTTTCTATTACCAAGGAAGGCGACAAGGCGGTTAAGATGAACTGTCAGCGGATGGAACTGGGTGAGCCGGATTCTTCCGGTCGTCGTCGCCCGGTGCCGATCCCGAATGACGAATTCGAAGTCGAACTGACCTGCCTGATTCCGGCTATCAGCCAGGAACCTGGTTTCGATGGTCTCGAGGACCTCAAAGCCGGTCCGAAAGACTGGATCAAGGCTGATGATGATTTCAAGACCGACAAGGAAAATATCTATGCCGGTGGCGATGTGCTCAATTTGGGCCTGGTGACGATCGCGATTTACCAGGGACGAATTGCCGCCTACAAGATCCATGAAGAAGTCACTGGCGAGAAGATCGATGTCGATGACAATGTCGAGCACGATGTGATCAAGAGCGACAAGATGCTTTTGAGCTATTACGAGGAAAAACTGCGCCATGAAGGCCAGAAGATTCCGCCTTCCGAACGGCTCAAGACGATGGAAGAAGAGATTCTCAAGACGTTGTCGGAAGAGGAGTTTTTGGAAGAGACCCAGCGTTGCATGAGCTGCGGTTCCTGTTTCGAATGCGGTCAGTGCTGGAGCTATTGTCAGGACAGCGCGATTATCAAACCGTTGACTCCGGATCAGACATATACATTCAAGCTCGATTTCTGCAAGGGATGCGACAAGTGCGCGGAAAACTGCCCCTGCGGTTATATCGAGATGCATTAATTATTGACTTGTATGAGATGGTTTATTAAAATAGAAACATTAATTTATCAAGGGAGGATTGCAGATGCCAATCTTTGAACATGGCGAACTCAAGATCGCAGTCGATGAAGACGGCTTCATGGAAAATCCGGAAGAATGGAACGAGGACATTGCCAAGGCCCTCGCGTCCACTGAGGATGTTGGCGAAATGACCGAGGAACACTGGAAACTGGTTAACTACCTGCGCGATTATTATCTCAAGTTCGGAATCGCTCCGATGATCCGCAAGCTCTGTAAGGAAACCGGTTTTCCGCTCAAGAAAGTCTATGAGTTGTTCCCCTCCGGCCCGGCCAAGGGCGCCTGTAAAGTGGCTGGCCTGGCCAAGCCGACCGGCTGTGTCTGATCAGACTTTTCCGTAGATCAAAAAGCCCCGCATCATGCGGGGCTTTTCTTATGTTATGCTTGTGATTTTTGGCACAAATTTGCGCCCGGCCACAGTCGTATATTTGTCTGGATGGCAGTCCCCGATAAAACGGCTGGCTTTGTGAAATTCAGAACTATTTTACTTGATTTTCATGAGCCAGTTTGCTATATAAATTAATTACTTAGATGATGGCGGAAGGTAGATTTCTCTACAATCTTATGGCAATTCGGGAGACCGGTCAGTTCCCGGAGAATAGTGTGTGTCAGCGCTATTTTTGAGAAATCTCGAAGGCAGGCGAGAGGTCATTTAAATTGCAACTTACCGAGATTCTGCAATCACGAAAAAAAGCGATCCTGTCGAACTGGCGTAAACGGATTATTGCCACCTACCCCGAGGATGCCCACAGTTTCCTGAAAGATCAGAAGGATCGTTTCGCAAATCCGATCGGTGCGGCTATCCGGCATGGGACCGAAGCGCTCTATGAGGGTGTAATCAACTGCTCGGACCGCGAATGTCTCTGCGGTGCCCTTGAAGATCTGGTCAAGATACGTTCTGTGCAGGAGTTTTCCCCCTCGAAAGCGGTGGCGTTTGTTCTGCTGTTGAAGCCGGCGGTGCGCGAAGAACTCGGATCCGAGTTAAGTGCTGGAGATGACCTCGAGGTTCAGCTTATGGATCTGTATGGCCGGATCGATGAATTGTTGCTGTTGGCGTTCGACAGTTACACGGATTGCCGTGAGAAGATTTACAACATCCGGATCAACGAGTTAAAAAACAATTCTGCTCTGGCCTATCGTCGTCTCAACCGTCCCGCAAAAGAGCAAAAAGATAACGATGAGTCGCGCAAATAGTGACTCGTATAGATTATATAATTTGAAGGGAGGTTCTGGCAAATGGCAGCCATTTCTGCGCTGTTAATTCTGGCAGTCCTGATAGTCGTGTCGATGGTTGGCACCGGCATGGCAGATTTGGACTTCCTGTTCGGTGTGGTCTTCCCGTATGCGGCGATCTTGATCTTTCTGGTCGGATTCATATACCGCATAATTCGCTGGGCGCAGTCGCCTGTGCCGTTTAAGATCACCACCACCTGCGGACAGCAAAAATCCCTTGACTGGATCAAGGACTCGCCTTTCGAGGCGCCTCACAGCAAGCTGGCCGTGATTGGCCGGATGCTGATGGAGATCCTGTTTTTCCGGTCGCTGTTTCGCAACACCAAGGTCGACTTGAAAAAAGACGGCCCCCGGGTTGTCTATGGCGGTTCCAAGTGGCTCTGGCTGGCGGGATTGGCATTTCACTGGTCGTTTCTGATCATCCTCTTGCGTCATTACCGTTTCTTCGCCGACCCGGTGCCGTTTTTCGTCAGCGGTATAGAATCGCTCGACAGTTTCTTCCAGATCGGCCTGCCGTTGTTCTATATCACTGATGCCATCATCCTGATCGCACTCACATACCTGTTTTTAAGACGGGTGGCTGATCCCAAGATGCGCTTCATCAGCCTCGGTTCGGACTATTTCGCCCTGTTTTTGCTGTTGGCGATCGGGGTGACCGGGGTGCTGATGCGTTATACGCCGATGCGGGTCGATATCATCTCGATCAAGGAGCTGGCCATGGGGCTGGTGAGTCTCAAGCCAGTGGTACCAGCCGATATCGGATCGATCTTTTACATCCATCTCTTTCTGGTGAGCGTGTTGTTTGCGTATTTCCCATTCTCGAAATTGATGCATATGGGCGGCGTGTTCATGTCCCCGACTCGCAATATGGCTAACGACAACCGGGTCAAGCGACATGTCAACCCATGGGATTACCCGGTCAAAACTCATACTTATGAGGAATGGGAAGATGAGTTCAGAGAACTGATGAGAGCGGCTGGAATGCCGTTGGAGAAGGAAAAGTAATATGGCGGAAAAATTAGTAAAACCGGAAGAACTGGCCGGCGGTATTGATTACAAGCCGAAGCAAAAAGACTGGTTCGATCCGCGTGTCGAATTCAGGCGAGGCACCTGGAATTATGCCGCTCCGCCGGATAATTTGAAATACCTGGATCTGCCCAACCCGCGCAAATGGTCGCCGACCGACGAGGACTGGAAGCTTCCCGATAATTGGAAGGAGATCATTCTCGAGGGACTGCGCGATCGGATCAAGCGTTTCCGTTCACTGCAGGTCTTTATGGACATCTGTGTCAGGTGCGGGGCCTGCGCTGACAAGTGCCATTTCTTTATCGGTTCGGGCGATCCCAAGAATATGCCGGTCCTGCGAGCTGAGCTGTTGCGTTCAGTTTACAGA
Coding sequences:
- a CDS encoding FAD-dependent oxidoreductase, coding for MAVLKKKKKKKKGLGGLGSRSGGSKEQSSRRPQQVEKTAPCMAACPNKTNIRKIITTISMMEKKQKPKEEAYAEAWQTLVEKNPFPSVCGRVCPHPCEAECNRKEKDSPVAINNIERFIGDYAMEHNLPLPKEAEETRSEKVAVIGAGPAGLSCAYQLARRGYPVTVYEAFPKAGGMLRYGIPDYRLPQDVLDAEIKRLEEMGIEIKTNTVIGKDIDYHDLQNEYKAIFVGIGAHKGYSLGIDGEDAENVWTGTEFLNRINRGETIDVGDKVYVIGGGDTAIDAARVCRRLGAEVTILYRRTRNEMPAIEEEIVGAEEEGVNFEFLAAPLSITKEGDKAVKMNCQRMELGEPDSSGRRRPVPIPNDEFEVELTCLIPAISQEPGFDGLEDLKAGPKDWIKADDDFKTDKENIYAGGDVLNLGLVTIAIYQGRIAAYKIHEEVTGEKIDVDDNVEHDVIKSDKMLLSYYEEKLRHEGQKIPPSERLKTMEEEILKTLSEEEFLEETQRCMSCGSCFECGQCWSYCQDSAIIKPLTPDQTYTFKLDFCKGCDKCAENCPCGYIEMH
- the tusE gene encoding TusE/DsrC/DsvC family sulfur relay protein, translated to MPIFEHGELKIAVDEDGFMENPEEWNEDIAKALASTEDVGEMTEEHWKLVNYLRDYYLKFGIAPMIRKLCKETGFPLKKVYELFPSGPAKGACKVAGLAKPTGCV
- a CDS encoding menaquinol oxidoreductase, with the translated sequence MAAISALLILAVLIVVSMVGTGMADLDFLFGVVFPYAAILIFLVGFIYRIIRWAQSPVPFKITTTCGQQKSLDWIKDSPFEAPHSKLAVIGRMLMEILFFRSLFRNTKVDLKKDGPRVVYGGSKWLWLAGLAFHWSFLIILLRHYRFFADPVPFFVSGIESLDSFFQIGLPLFYITDAIILIALTYLFLRRVADPKMRFISLGSDYFALFLLLAIGVTGVLMRYTPMRVDIISIKELAMGLVSLKPVVPADIGSIFYIHLFLVSVLFAYFPFSKLMHMGGVFMSPTRNMANDNRVKRHVNPWDYPVKTHTYEEWEDEFRELMRAAGMPLEKEK